Proteins encoded by one window of Abyssisolibacter fermentans:
- a CDS encoding (2Fe-2S) ferredoxin domain-containing protein, with translation MSVVKSYEELRNSALEAIDKKRPSGKFRAVLGYAICSISVGADNVLCSMQETVKQAQLDNIIIETTGCIGMCCREPLLDIFTPEGKQYTYEYVNEKMARAIIISHSMYNEPIKEWLIKD, from the coding sequence ATGTCTGTAGTTAAGTCGTATGAAGAATTAAGAAATTCAGCATTAGAAGCTATAGATAAGAAAAGACCCTCAGGCAAATTTAGAGCGGTGTTAGGATATGCAATTTGTAGTATAAGTGTAGGTGCAGATAATGTACTTTGTAGTATGCAAGAAACTGTAAAACAAGCACAGCTAGATAATATTATTATCGAAACTACAGGTTGTATTGGAATGTGCTGTAGAGAACCATTGTTAGATATATTTACTCCTGAGGGCAAACAGTACACATATGAGTATGTTAATGAAAAAATGGCTAGAGCAATAATAATATCACATAGCATGTATAATGAACCAATTAAAGAATGGTTAATAAAAGATTGA
- a CDS encoding complex I 24 kDa subunit family protein, with translation MQSKIVMDAINKVGDTQDKLLEVLIEVQAQAPGNYISETSLRDIAQGLNIPLSKAYSVAGFYSMLSTKERGKYLIQICNSGPCYINRGKAIAHAFEQVLGIKMGETTTDKLFTLEYTSCFGACDVAPAIKLNDKVYGNLTVNRAIQIINDLKEGEK, from the coding sequence ATGCAATCTAAAATAGTTATGGATGCAATTAACAAAGTAGGAGATACTCAAGATAAGTTACTAGAAGTATTAATTGAGGTTCAAGCACAAGCGCCTGGTAATTATATTTCAGAGACTTCATTAAGAGATATTGCACAAGGGTTAAATATTCCATTAAGTAAAGCATACAGTGTTGCTGGTTTTTATTCTATGTTATCAACTAAAGAAAGAGGTAAATATTTAATACAAATTTGTAACAGTGGTCCGTGTTATATAAATAGAGGTAAAGCTATTGCACATGCATTTGAACAAGTATTAGGTATAAAAATGGGTGAAACTACAACTGATAAATTATTTACATTAGAATATACTAGTTGTTTTGGTGCTTGTGATGTTGCACCAGCAATAAAATTAAACGACAAAGTATATGGAAATCTAACTGTTAATAGAGCAATTCAAATTATTAATGATTTGAAAGAAGGTGAAAAGTAA
- a CDS encoding sigma 54-interacting transcriptional regulator, whose translation MQNIISVTQNKCKQCYACVRNCPVKAVQIKNGQAEILYSRCINCGSCINSCPQNAKIVLDSETKCLDILKNNKKVIACLAPSFVVSFHTFSYKRVIRALKKLGFDEVWETAFGAEEVSNRIKHYIDENDKKTYISTACTAFTTMIEKHYPELIKYLLPFVSPMISVGKIIRKKYPDTDTKVVFIGPCVAKKAEAMEFQYEGIIDCVLTFEEIKRLFIKQKINIRETTESELDVTANKNGRLFPLSGGMIKNVFANSNSIDNQYIYIDEAKDCFELIDSLLNKKFTFKFIDVLMCKGCINGCKIDSDLSMFEKIHTIKKFYNEREPVNNSKYIDTDVDYNRTFTNRRNILPYPSEEEIKKVLIMTDKYSQEDELNCGACGYNTCREKAIAVLQGIAEVEMCLPYLISKKTKLLRELSTKLNEITTLKEELETIIESSYDGMMVTDGEGKILKINKAWKRIIGFNENKDNVLDMENNNIIFPSGTLLVLKEKRRLSFIQNTLNARQHLATATPIFDENGVITRVVTNIRDIEELNKLRDQLYETKKLQKYFSNGKDRQESNLDIVGNNNLVANSIEFGRILQTASKVACVDSTILVLGESGVGKEVIAKFIHGLSNRKNKSMVKINCGAIPESLIESELFGYETGAFTGASKRGKPGLIEVADEGTLFLDEIGDLPLNIQVKLLRVIQEKTLTRIGGTKEININVRIIAATNKDLFKMVQESTFRSDLYYRLNVVPINIPPLRDRIDDILPLCYHFLNIYNNKYSCNKNFTSHAEDALKNYCWPGNVRELENLIERLVVTARSDVIDRDDLPAFLFANSSCEYSKIEVNGIVPLKEATEQVEKMLIEKAYKKYRTTYEIAQALKVNQSTIVRKIQKYFKHNAFMHD comes from the coding sequence ATTGTTTTGGATAGTGAAACAAAATGTTTGGACATTTTGAAAAATAACAAGAAGGTTATTGCTTGTTTAGCACCATCTTTTGTTGTTAGTTTTCATACATTTTCATATAAAAGAGTAATAAGAGCTTTAAAAAAACTTGGATTTGATGAAGTTTGGGAAACTGCTTTTGGTGCTGAAGAAGTTTCTAATAGGATAAAACATTATATAGATGAAAATGATAAAAAAACATACATTAGTACTGCGTGTACTGCTTTTACTACTATGATAGAAAAACATTATCCTGAATTAATAAAATATTTATTACCATTTGTTTCGCCAATGATAAGTGTGGGTAAAATAATAAGAAAAAAATATCCTGATACAGATACTAAGGTAGTATTTATTGGTCCTTGTGTAGCAAAAAAAGCAGAAGCTATGGAATTTCAATATGAAGGAATAATAGATTGTGTTTTGACTTTTGAAGAAATTAAAAGATTGTTTATAAAACAGAAAATAAATATAAGAGAAACTACTGAAAGTGAATTAGATGTTACAGCAAATAAAAATGGCAGACTATTTCCATTGTCAGGTGGTATGATAAAAAATGTATTTGCAAATTCTAATTCAATAGATAATCAATATATATATATTGATGAAGCAAAGGATTGTTTTGAACTAATAGATTCATTACTAAACAAGAAATTTACTTTTAAATTTATTGATGTTTTAATGTGTAAAGGATGTATTAACGGATGTAAGATTGATAGTGATTTAAGTATGTTTGAAAAAATTCATACAATAAAAAAATTTTATAATGAAAGAGAACCTGTGAATAATAGTAAATATATAGATACAGATGTGGATTATAATAGAACATTTACAAATAGAAGAAATATATTACCATATCCTTCAGAAGAAGAGATAAAAAAAGTATTAATAATGACAGATAAATATTCGCAGGAGGATGAGCTTAATTGTGGGGCATGTGGTTATAACACTTGTAGAGAAAAAGCTATTGCTGTGTTACAAGGTATTGCTGAGGTAGAAATGTGTTTACCATATTTAATTAGTAAAAAAACTAAATTGCTTAGGGAATTGTCAACGAAATTGAACGAAATTACTACTTTAAAGGAAGAACTTGAAACAATAATTGAATCATCATATGATGGAATGATGGTTACTGATGGCGAAGGTAAAATATTAAAAATAAATAAGGCATGGAAAAGGATAATTGGGTTTAATGAAAATAAAGATAATGTTTTGGACATGGAGAATAATAATATTATCTTTCCTTCAGGAACATTATTAGTATTAAAAGAAAAAAGAAGATTATCATTCATACAAAATACATTGAATGCTAGACAACATTTAGCAACTGCAACACCTATTTTTGATGAAAATGGTGTAATAACTAGAGTTGTAACCAATATAAGAGATATAGAAGAATTGAATAAACTAAGAGATCAATTATATGAAACTAAGAAATTACAGAAATATTTTTCAAATGGAAAAGATAGACAAGAATCTAATTTAGACATTGTAGGCAATAATAATTTAGTTGCTAATAGTATAGAATTTGGTAGAATACTTCAAACTGCTAGTAAAGTGGCATGTGTTGATTCTACGATATTAGTACTTGGTGAATCTGGAGTTGGTAAAGAGGTTATTGCTAAATTTATACATGGGCTAAGCAATAGAAAGAATAAATCTATGGTTAAAATAAACTGTGGTGCAATTCCTGAAAGCTTAATAGAGTCTGAATTATTTGGTTATGAGACAGGTGCATTTACAGGTGCATCAAAAAGAGGAAAGCCTGGATTAATTGAAGTAGCAGATGAAGGCACCTTATTTTTGGACGAAATAGGAGATTTGCCTCTTAATATTCAAGTGAAATTGCTAAGAGTAATTCAAGAAAAAACACTAACTAGGATAGGAGGAACTAAGGAAATAAATATAAATGTAAGAATAATAGCTGCAACTAATAAAGACCTTTTTAAAATGGTACAAGAAAGTACATTTAGATCGGATTTATACTATAGATTAAATGTTGTTCCAATCAATATACCTCCATTGCGTGATAGAATAGACGATATTTTACCATTATGCTATCATTTTTTAAATATATACAATAATAAATACAGCTGTAACAAAAATTTTACAAGTCATGCAGAGGATGCATTAAAGAATTATTGTTGGCCAGGGAATGTTAGAGAATTAGAAAATCTTATTGAAAGATTAGTAGTAACAGCTAGAAGCGATGTTATTGACAGAGACGATTTACCAGCATTTTTGTTTGCGAATAGTTCTTGTGAATATAGTAAAATAGAGGTTAATGGTATAGTTCCTTTAAAAGAAGCTACAGAACAGGTTGAAAAAATGTTAATAGAGAAAGCTTATAAAAAGTATAGAACTACATATGAGATTGCACAAGCATTAAAGGTTAATCAATCAACAATAGTAAGAAAGATACAAAAATATTTTAAACATAATGCATTTATGCATGATTAA